The window ccctccaatagagttccagacacttgtagaatctatgccaaggtgcattgacgCTCTTATGGGTGCTCATGGGGGCCCAAAtccctattaagacactatgttggtgtttcctttttTTGGGCAGTTACCTGTAGATAGAAAGATATTTACAATAGAATTCGATCCATCAAGCACACGTTCAGATAATACATAACCcatttctcgctctctcccactctctctctccccacagtaAAGCTGCCCCAGATCCTGAAGCTGATGGGGGCTAAGAGTGCAGATGGTCTAAGCTTCAACTCTGTCTTGCTGGAGCTGCTGGCTATTACCGGCACCATGGCCTATAGCATTGCTAACAGCTTCCCCTTCAGGTACTGTGGTAGAGTtgtacacacacacggagacatgcacaggcagtcacacacacaagtTAACATATTTGGCGTTTTCTCTTTCAGTGCCTGGGGTGAggccctcttcctcatgttaCAGACAGTAGCCATCGGGTTCCTCATTATGCATTATGGAGGCAACACAGTCaaaggtaagacacacacacctacctgacGATAAGACTTGACACTCACTACTAACACTTCCTTTTGAGCTTACAATGTACAATTTTACGTTAGCATACAACTAGCTGCCCTCACAAGCAGTGGTTGACGTTCTAATTCTGTGTGTCTGCTCCCTCTAGGTGTGCTGTTCCTGGTGGTGTACTTTGGTCTGGTAGCTCTGCTGCTCTCCCCTGTAACGCCAATGCCTGTGGTCATGGCCATGCAGGCATCCAACATGCCTGCTATCATCATTGGCAGGGTACGTAAGCGCATTAATAGATTCTCTAACATGTACAACATAATCAACGTGTTAAGTTGTAACAACAGCGTTATAATGTTGTTCGAGCACCACATTGGACAATAAATTTGTTTTAATATTTTCATGTTATCCTCTAGGATTTAATTGTGCTTTAAATAGTTCAACTGTAAAAATGTGCCCCAAAATAACTCAATAATAAAGTCGATTTGTGttagaaaatgtgtttttatagGAGTTATCCTTAGTTAACAAAATAATGTTATCATTGTATTAATCCGTGATCATGTTTATTTCTCCCTGTGATTGCAGCTTATTCAGGTAGTGACTAACTATCGTAATGGACACACAGGTCAGCTGTCTGCCATCACTGTGTTTATGCTGTTCGCTGGCTCCTTGGCTCGCATATTCACCTCAATACAGGTATATATGTGTGTACAGTGAATGtatactgagtataccaaacattaggaaaatCTGCACCCCTCAATTGgtctgggcatggactctacaaggtgtcaaaagtgttcaacagggatgctggcccatgttgactccaatgcttcccacagttgtatcaagttggctggatgtcctttgggcggtggaacattcttaatacacacgggaaactgttgagtgtgaaaacccagcagcatttcttgacacaaaccagtgtgtcTGACACCAACTAccgtaccccattcaaaggcacttaaaatatgttgtctttcccattcactctctgaattgcaagcatacacaatccatgtctgaattgtctctcgtcttaaaaatccttctttaacctgtctccttcccttcatttacactgatttgaagttgatttaacaagtgacatcaataagggatcatagctttcacctgggcaatctgtcatggaaaaagcagcTGTTCTTGATGTTttgtgtacttaatgttttgttacTTGTAcaagcagacactcttatcctgaGTGACTTAGTCGGTATGTGCAGCTGTGTGCGAGTAAAATGTGTTACTGTGTATAAATTGTGTGCACTGTATGTGAGAGTGTGGATGCGTCATAaacggcacactattccctatatagtaggtgtctgctaaatgacacctGAAGGGTGCCATTTGAGGCAGTCTGTGTGTGATCCTGTCCTAATCCAACATGCCAATAATTTCTACTTTTCACGTCCTGGTTTCTCTCTACCAACAGGAAACGGGTGACTCCCTGATGGCCCTGACCTATGTCATATCCTCTTCCTGTAACGGCCTTATCGCTGCCCAGCTCCTGTACTACTGGAACAGCAGCCCGccacagaagaagaagacagAGTAGATAGACAGGTGTACATTAAATTAGTTGCCTCTaaattggcaccctatttccaatatagtgcactacttttgaccaggacccataaggctgtggtcaaaagtactgcactatattaGGATTGGcgtgccattttgggatgcagTAGAGAGAATATACAGACAGGGTGCAgctcaaatggccccctattccatatgtagtgcactgctgACCAGGGCCATGGACTCTAATGGTACACTATGGGAAATTGGGTGTCATTTGAGATTTGCACCAATTCACATCTAGCAATTCATACACTCTGCACTCCCCTACTGTAAGCTTAGCTCTGGACCAAACATTCTATTCCCACCACGCAAACCAAGGAACTCTCTACTCTACCTGACTTCAATGATACTGTGACTACAGCCCAGTTTGACTAGCTCACAGAGAAATCATTAGTTTTGCCTCAGTGTGTTAGCTCAGGGAAGGGAAGGCTTGACACGCTTATTTCTCCATCCTGAACACTGATTCTACTAAACGCCACAGAAGTGCCGATacggtgtagggtgaagttgccgCTTGACGCTGATCCTGAGTCAGTTTAGCATTTTTCCCacttatggttaaggttaggattctgggaggggaagctgattctatatctgtacctaggggaaacttcaaCCCAGAGCTGTCAAAACACCCACTACAGTCAGTTGTTTTTGTCGTACTCCTAAATCTTTATGCCTCCCTAGCAATGTACTACATTGTTCCAGTTATATTACACGGGTTGTCCTCGGACCATAATCTAGAATGGAAACGCATTCCAGAACACAACCAGGAAGGTAACTATTCTAGCTATAGTCAAGGGGTCAAGCAATAGAGGTTTACTGTGAAATTCTCTGTCAGTATGTTTAAGTTAAATGTTTGAATTTTAAGTTGTTGAAGCTTTGTTGACTGAGTGTAATCTAaagcagcctggtctcagatcctTTAATGCTTGTGCCAACTTCATTGCTGTACTTGGTGAACAATGTTTGGCGTGACAAGAGTTACAAGGATTTGGCGTTAttgcacaaacagactggcacacaGGCTTGATCAAAATAACAACTGAACAAAATGGTTATCATTCCAAATGATGTTTGTCTGTGTTTCTTTGTGCATATAGATGCTGTATTTGTTTAATGATAAATCACATATTTGATTGAATTCTATGAATGAGTCCACAATACTAAATAATTCAGTCCAATTTGATTCAGATTAACCTGGGAGCAGAAATTTGGGGTCGTTATGGTTTTATGTTGAAGTCCAATTTCTCTGTTTAGTTTTAGTTTACTTGTTGAGATTCAACTTCTCGTGTTAAGATGCTGCTTGCGCTTCTATGTGTCACATGCAAGTGCTACAGTTCTGAACATGGTAAGAGTTTATTTTaatgcaaaaatgtaataaaatatgttttgtttttgttgggACTGCTCAGGTGTCTGTAGTTTTCTCTTATGTTTTCAGAACTCCAGTCCAAGAGAGCCTGTGGGTTGTGCAGGCTTTCATTCCAACCCTGCAGTAACATCGCTGATTTAGCAAGTTATATGATATAATGAAATAAAGCTCAACTCAATTATTTTCATTAAGTTTCTTGTTTAAGgaagggctggaacaaaagcatgCATACTCATTGTTCCAAAATGATTGGGTGTCATTCATTTTCACACCACTAGATAGAGACAATTGTTCACCCTCTATTTTGTTCACTCACTAGTTCTCCAAAGTACAGGAATTTACACTAACAAAAATATTAATGCAACTTGCAACAATTTCAGAGATtctactgagttatagttcatataaggaaatcagtaaataGAAATTAATTatgccctaatttatggatttcaaatgactgggaataccgatatgcatctgttggtcgcatataccttaaaaaaaggtaggggtgtggatcagataaccagtcagtttctggtgtgaccaccatttacctcCTTCAGCGCAACACAAATTCTTCGCACAGAGTTGATCCAGCTGTTGATtgaggcctgtggaatgttgtcccactcctcttcaatggctgtgtgaagttgctgttgtacacgttgatccagagcatcccaaacatgctcaatgggtgacatttctggtgagtatgcaggcaatggatgaactgggacattttcagcttccaagaattgtgtacaactccttgcgacatggggccatctattatgctgaaacatgacgTGATGGCGGTGTTTGAATGTCATGACTATGGGCCTCAGgacctcgtcacggtatctctgcattcaaatttaCAGTTTGTGCTGAAATTCtacggttgtgcaaacccacaatttcatcagctgtccgggtggctcgtctcagacaatcccacaggtgaagaagctggatgtggaggtccttagCTGTCGTGGTTACAattggtctgcagttgtgaggccggttggacgtactgccaaattctttcaaatgacattggaggtcgcttatggtagagaaataaacattaaattctctggcaacagctctggtggacatttctgcagtcagcatgccaattaccaCATCCCgataaacttgagacatctgtggaattgtgttgtgtgaccaaactggccttttattgttcccaacacaaggtgcacttgtgcaatgatcatgctgttcagtcagcttcttgatatgccacacctgctaggtgaatggattatcttgacaaagtagaaaagctcactaacagggatgtaaacaaatttgtacacaacattttagagaaataagcttattgggtgtgtggaacatttctgggatcttttatttcagctcatgggacCAACAACTTTGCATGTTgcttatatatttttgttcagtagggGAAAATTTGTCTCTGCTTATTCCCACAAACTTGATAAGTATTTTCCACCTCTTTTGTGATGTAATAAAATGTTTTCTATTTTTCTGCATGCCCTCTTTACCATAACATTATTTGTCactacccccccctccctcccccattgaATAgacccttctctcctttcctttctcaaGTCCCGTGTGTGTCGTTCCATCggccccctgcctctctgtcctcAATCACACTGACATCATCAACACCCCCCGCAACCGAAAAGTCCCACAATTGGACAACGGAAGTTTCTTAAGAAACAACTCAAAACACCATTTTTTGTGTGAACAACAGACTCCAAAAGTTCATTAAACTTGATAGAAGGGTTGTGCTGAAGATATCTGTAAGATACACTTGTTTATTTCCACATTAAGCCACAACAGTGAccatcttttttttctttctctctctctctctctctctctctctctctctctctctctctctctctctctgcaaagtACATCTTTCTCTTTTCATCCCTTTTCTCTCATCGGTTTCCCTCATGCTTTGTTTATCACTCACTCACCAACTTCTGTCCTTTGTTTCTATGACGGGAACGAAAGAGAGGAGCCAAACCacatgagagggaagagagagagtaaaaggggTAAGTAGAGAAATTATTGTcttggaaagaaagagagagaaacggcGGAGAAGCAGGAGGGAGATCGACAGAGGCAGGCAGTTAAGAAAAGGAGTTTGgagaaaataaaaatattttttttcattgagagagagggtgggggggaggggggagggccCCGGGAGGCATTTCTGATGGTGATTGCGCAGCGGCGATGGCAAGCTCCAACTTTGTTAGGCCGTATCACCTGTGAGATATAGATGCATCTTGGGAGGTCTGACTGTGCTTTAGAAGAGGCCAGTTTTGTTCCACTGCGCTCAgttcacacacatactcacactcaTCGCCTCCTTTAATCTCTTTAATGTGTGGGCCAATCTTTATCTACCTGCTGATTGTTAGGCCTGCATTTcccatctccctctatctggccATCTGTGAAACACCCCACCTCTG of the Oncorhynchus gorbuscha isolate QuinsamMale2020 ecotype Even-year linkage group LG25, OgorEven_v1.0, whole genome shotgun sequence genome contains:
- the LOC124014011 gene encoding mannose-P-dolichol utilization defect 1 protein-like; amino-acid sequence: MASPVMEELPKNSVLDPLKGLLLTYFMPESCYDEFFLNFNFLDVPCLKIVLSKGLGIGIILGSVMVKLPQILKLMGAKSADGLSFNSVLLELLAITGTMAYSIANSFPFSAWGEALFLMLQTVAIGFLIMHYGGNTVKGVLFLVVYFGLVALLLSPVTPMPVVMAMQASNMPAIIIGRLIQVVTNYRNGHTGQLSAITVFMLFAGSLARIFTSIQETGDSLMALTYVISSSCNGLIAAQLLYYWNSSPPQKKKTE